A single genomic interval of Zunongwangia sp. HGR-M22 harbors:
- a CDS encoding oxygenase MpaB family protein: protein METKYFTSKQSIVREIWGKADTILFIFAGAAAEFALNKAVDWLYYTGRLPKDPLGRLFSTVNYAKLIVFAEEKAAFQAIDQMNKIHGQVEENRGARIPDWAYRDVLFMLIDYSIRAFEALERKLTLAEKNEVFEVFSRVGKQMKIAGLPEDFLAWEKQRELQLKQNFEYSKYTEDLFIQYKKNLGAIRYFLLLEAQTLMAPARVRHLLNFKNKSLLIGVLPLYRLSKIFRMNYVLKELLLPKKYKKDIKALDHSTTH from the coding sequence ATGGAAACCAAATATTTCACAAGCAAACAATCTATCGTTAGGGAAATTTGGGGTAAGGCAGATACTATACTTTTTATTTTTGCCGGAGCTGCTGCAGAATTTGCATTAAATAAAGCGGTAGACTGGTTGTATTACACCGGCAGGCTTCCAAAAGATCCTTTAGGTCGCCTCTTCTCTACCGTGAATTATGCAAAACTAATTGTTTTTGCTGAAGAAAAAGCTGCTTTCCAGGCGATTGACCAGATGAATAAAATTCATGGTCAAGTTGAAGAAAATCGCGGTGCTAGAATACCAGATTGGGCATATCGGGATGTACTTTTTATGCTTATTGATTATTCTATAAGAGCTTTTGAAGCACTGGAACGTAAACTGACTTTAGCTGAAAAGAATGAAGTTTTTGAAGTTTTCTCGAGAGTTGGCAAGCAAATGAAGATTGCAGGCCTACCTGAAGATTTTTTAGCCTGGGAAAAACAACGCGAACTTCAGCTGAAACAGAATTTTGAATATAGTAAATACACCGAAGATCTTTTTATTCAGTACAAAAAGAATTTGGGTGCCATCCGCTATTTTTTATTATTAGAGGCGCAAACCTTAATGGCTCCTGCCAGGGTGAGGCATTTACTAAACTTCAAAAATAAATCGCTGCTTATTGGTGTACTTCCTTTGTATCGCCTAAGCAAAATTTTCAGAATGAATTATGTATTAAAAGAACTTCTACTTCCTAAGAAGTATAAAAAAGATATAAAAGCCTTAGATCATTCCACCACTCATTAA
- a CDS encoding winged helix-turn-helix domain-containing protein — protein sequence MSIIENINKLFDHRIRLGIMSVLVVNEKASFNQLKELLAVTDGNLASHIKALEKAEYLEVQKSFVDRKPNTKYKATKLGKLAFKKHIDALESIIKSRNELN from the coding sequence GTGAGTATTATAGAAAATATAAATAAACTTTTTGATCACCGAATTCGTTTGGGCATCATGTCGGTTTTAGTGGTAAACGAAAAAGCGAGTTTTAATCAGTTAAAAGAACTTTTAGCAGTGACTGATGGTAATCTTGCCAGCCATATAAAAGCGCTTGAAAAAGCCGAATATCTTGAGGTTCAAAAATCTTTTGTAGATCGAAAACCAAACACCAAATACAAAGCGACCAAACTTGGGAAATTAGCATTTAAAAAGCATATCGATGCGTTGGAAAGCATTATAAAATCGAGAAACGAGCTAAACTAA
- a CDS encoding universal stress protein, whose amino-acid sequence MTNINNILVGLDLSPMDDHLIKYASFLAKKLNIKKVYFTHNVKKYAISELFQEQLKDLDLEQIIGDELSEKINSSFDADVEWDTLIAEDPYTESIFNHIVNKYYIDMILVGNKIDYEGAGVLTDKLLRMVKCPIIIIPETTQNKIENIWIGTDFSRSCMKIYNNVDYIQKNTDAKVTAAHVYHIPAQFSPYVSDETLKSKIKKHSEERLEKFVKRLHKPYDIAKYSLESKESSIAEKLVEYSQDRGADLLMVADKGSNNISSLMLGSVTDELSTSNAKIPIWIVK is encoded by the coding sequence ATGACTAACATTAATAATATACTGGTAGGGCTTGATTTATCACCAATGGATGATCACCTTATTAAATATGCTTCTTTTTTAGCCAAAAAACTGAACATAAAGAAGGTTTACTTCACTCATAATGTAAAGAAATACGCGATTTCTGAATTGTTTCAGGAGCAATTAAAAGATTTGGATCTGGAACAAATTATTGGTGATGAACTTAGCGAGAAAATAAACAGCAGTTTTGATGCCGATGTAGAATGGGACACACTGATTGCTGAAGATCCTTACACAGAATCCATATTTAATCATATCGTAAACAAATACTATATCGATATGATTCTTGTTGGTAATAAAATCGATTATGAAGGTGCTGGCGTGCTTACCGACAAATTATTAAGAATGGTAAAATGCCCTATAATCATTATCCCAGAGACAACTCAAAATAAAATTGAAAATATTTGGATAGGGACCGATTTTTCAAGAAGCTGTATGAAAATTTACAATAATGTAGATTATATTCAAAAAAACACTGATGCTAAGGTTACGGCTGCCCATGTTTATCATATACCTGCGCAGTTTTCGCCGTATGTATCAGACGAAACTTTGAAGTCTAAGATTAAAAAACATAGTGAAGAGCGCTTAGAGAAATTTGTAAAGCGCTTGCATAAACCATATGATATTGCAAAGTATTCTTTAGAAAGTAAAGAATCTAGTATTGCTGAAAAGCTGGTTGAATATTCACAAGATCGTGGCGCAGATTTACTGATGGTTGCAGATAAAGGAAGTAATAACATTTCTTCCCTAATGCTGGGAAGTGTTACCGATGAGCTTTCGACTTCTAATGCCAAAATCCCAATTTGGATAGTGAAGTAA